The proteins below are encoded in one region of Lactuca sativa cultivar Salinas chromosome 3, Lsat_Salinas_v11, whole genome shotgun sequence:
- the LOC111909741 gene encoding ATP-dependent Clp protease ATP-binding subunit CLPT2, chloroplastic, with translation MASHTLFSSATTSTRCSHHDSIKKSDPFSPNLQITTHKLQSQWLGITKFPLHSSNLRPYLPKTRTIAATVTFSLPTANPERVNPTDKAPKWSLKGIKSFAMGELEARKLKFSTTGTEAILMGILVEGTNRASKLLRANGFTLVKVREEAIKLIGKPDYFFFSPEHPPLTEAAQKALDWAVDQKLKSGDDGEITTSHLLLGVWSEKEAAGYKIMATLGFNDQLAQQLQSLISKPGFVED, from the exons ATGGCTTCTCACACGCTCTTTTCCTCTGCTACTACTTCTACTCGATGTTCCCATCATGATTCCATAAAGAAATCCGACCCGTTTTCCCCAAATCTCCAAATAACTACACACAAATTACAGAGTCAATGGTTAGGCATTACCAAATTCCCCCTTCATTCCTCCAACCTCCGACCCTATTTACCCAAGACCCGAACAATCGCCGCCACCGTTACTTTCAGTCTCCCAACTGC AAATCCAGAGCGGGTTAATCCGACTGACAAAGCTCCCAA ATGGTCGTTGAAAGGAATAAAGTCGTTTGCGATGGGCGAATTGGAAGCGAGGAAGCTCAAGTTTTCAACTACTGGTACCGAAGCTATTCTGATGGGAATTTTGGTCGAGG GAACAAATAGGGCTTCAAAACTGTTGCGTGCAAATGGATTTACACTTGTCAAAGTGCGAGAGGAGGCCATCAAATTGATTGGAAAACCCGACTATTTCTTTTTCAGCCCCGAGCATCCTCCTTTGACTGAAGCAGCCCAAAAGGCCCTTGATTGGGCTGTTGATCAAAAACTCAAATCAG GTGATGATGGGGAAATTACAACATCTCACCTGCTTCTTGGAGTATGGTCTGAAAAGGAAGCAGCAGGATACAAGATCATGGCTACCCTTGGCTTCAATGATCAACTAGCACAACAACTTCAATCTTTAATTTCTAAACCAGGTTTTGTTGAAGATTAA